In Streptomyces canus, one DNA window encodes the following:
- a CDS encoding ribonucleoside-diphosphate reductase subunit alpha — MTIAPAEPASATTFVDEDGPGTALLRTLTELTADLPDADPGRVAAAALRGRSSRAASPEMAVELRELATEAAAGLISEDPAYSRLAARLLTISIAAEAASQGVTSFTGSVAVGHREGLIADRTAEFVRVHAERLDALVDTDADDRFGYFGLRTLHSRYLLRHPLTRKVIETPQHFLLRVASGLAEDDTVRALDEVAALYALMSRLDYLPSSPTLFNSGTRHPQMSSCYLLDSPKDELDSIYDRYHQVANLSKHAGGIGLSYSRIRSRGSLIRGTNGHSNGIVPFLKTLDASVAAVNQGGRRKGAAAVYLETWHSDIEEFLELRDNTGEDARRTHNLNLAHWVPDEFMRRVNTDAEWSLFSPADVPELVDLWGEEFDAAYRKAEAAGLAKKTIPARDLYGRMMRTLAQTGNGWMTFKDAANRTANQTATPGHVVHSSNLCTEILEVTDDGETAVCNLGSVNLGAFVDTATGDIDWERLDATVRTAVTFLDRVVDINFYPTEQAGRSNAKWRPVGLGAMGLQDVFFKLRLPFDSPEAKELSTRIAERVMLAAYEASADLAERGGPLPAWEKTRTAQGVLHPDHYGVDLTWPERWAALRDRIAVTGLRNSLLLAIAPTATIASIAGVYECIEPQVSNLFKRETLSGEFLQVNSYLVAELKKLGVWDARTREALRDANGSVQGFAWIPEDVRALYRTAWEIPQRGLIDMAAARTPFLDQSQSLNLFLETPTIGKLSSMYAYAWKSGLKTTYYLRSRPATRIARAAQATVPVQQPAPEDAVACSLENPESCEACQ; from the coding sequence GTGACCATCGCGCCAGCCGAACCGGCTTCAGCGACCACCTTTGTGGACGAGGACGGTCCTGGAACCGCGTTGCTGCGGACCCTGACGGAGCTGACCGCCGACCTCCCCGACGCCGACCCCGGCAGGGTCGCCGCCGCCGCGCTGCGCGGTCGGTCCTCGCGTGCGGCCTCCCCCGAAATGGCCGTGGAGCTGCGCGAGCTGGCCACCGAGGCGGCGGCCGGCCTCATCTCCGAGGACCCCGCGTACAGCAGGCTGGCGGCCCGGCTGCTGACCATCAGCATCGCCGCGGAGGCCGCCTCGCAGGGCGTCACCTCGTTCACCGGATCGGTCGCCGTCGGACACCGCGAGGGCCTCATCGCCGACCGCACCGCCGAGTTCGTGCGGGTCCACGCCGAGCGGCTCGACGCCCTGGTCGACACCGACGCCGACGACCGCTTCGGCTACTTCGGCCTCCGCACCCTCCACAGCCGGTACCTCCTCAGGCACCCCCTCACCCGCAAGGTGATCGAGACACCCCAGCACTTCCTGCTCCGGGTGGCGTCCGGACTCGCCGAGGACGACACGGTCAGGGCGCTGGACGAGGTCGCCGCGCTCTACGCGCTCATGAGCCGCCTCGACTACCTCCCCTCCTCCCCCACCCTCTTCAACTCCGGCACCCGGCACCCCCAGATGTCGTCCTGCTACCTCCTCGACTCCCCGAAGGACGAGCTCGACTCCATCTACGACCGCTACCACCAGGTCGCCAACCTCTCGAAGCACGCCGGCGGCATCGGCCTGTCGTACTCCCGTATCCGCAGCCGCGGTTCGCTGATCCGCGGCACCAACGGACACTCCAACGGCATCGTCCCGTTCCTGAAGACGCTGGACGCCTCGGTCGCCGCCGTGAACCAAGGAGGCCGGCGCAAGGGGGCGGCCGCGGTCTACCTGGAGACCTGGCACTCCGACATCGAGGAGTTCCTGGAGCTCAGGGACAACACCGGTGAGGACGCCCGTCGTACGCACAACCTGAACCTCGCGCACTGGGTCCCGGACGAGTTCATGCGCCGGGTGAACACGGACGCCGAGTGGTCCCTCTTCTCCCCCGCCGACGTGCCCGAGCTGGTCGACCTGTGGGGCGAGGAGTTCGACGCCGCGTACCGGAAGGCCGAGGCCGCGGGGCTCGCGAAGAAGACGATCCCCGCGCGTGACCTCTACGGCCGCATGATGCGCACCCTCGCGCAGACCGGCAACGGCTGGATGACCTTCAAGGACGCCGCCAACCGCACGGCCAACCAGACGGCCACCCCGGGCCATGTCGTCCACTCCTCCAACCTCTGCACGGAGATCCTGGAGGTCACGGACGACGGGGAGACGGCGGTGTGCAACCTGGGGTCCGTGAACCTCGGCGCGTTCGTCGACACGGCGACCGGTGACATCGACTGGGAGCGGCTGGACGCCACCGTCCGCACCGCCGTGACCTTCCTCGACCGGGTCGTCGACATCAACTTCTACCCGACCGAGCAGGCCGGGCGGTCCAACGCCAAGTGGCGCCCCGTGGGCCTCGGCGCGATGGGTCTCCAGGACGTCTTCTTCAAGCTGCGGCTGCCCTTCGACTCCCCCGAGGCGAAGGAACTCTCCACCCGGATCGCCGAGCGCGTCATGCTCGCCGCCTACGAGGCCTCCGCCGACCTCGCCGAGCGCGGCGGTCCGCTGCCGGCCTGGGAGAAGACCCGTACCGCCCAGGGCGTCCTGCACCCCGACCACTACGGTGTCGACCTCACCTGGCCCGAGCGGTGGGCGGCCCTGCGCGACCGTATCGCCGTCACCGGACTGCGCAACTCCCTGCTCCTCGCCATCGCGCCCACCGCCACCATCGCGTCGATCGCCGGTGTGTACGAGTGCATCGAGCCGCAGGTCTCCAACCTGTTCAAGCGCGAGACGCTGTCCGGGGAGTTCCTCCAGGTCAACTCGTATCTGGTGGCCGAGTTGAAGAAGCTCGGCGTCTGGGACGCCCGCACCCGTGAGGCGCTGCGGGACGCGAACGGCTCGGTGCAGGGTTTCGCGTGGATCCCGGAGGACGTACGGGCGTTGTACCGCACGGCGTGGGAGATCCCGCAGCGCGGTCTGATCGACATGGCCGCGGCACGGACCCCGTTCCTCGACCAGTCCCAGTCCCTGAACCTCTTCCTGGAGACGCCGACCATCGGCAAGCTCTCCTCGATGTACGCGTACGCCTGGAAGTCCGGGCTGAAGACGACGTACTACCTGCGCTCGCGCCCGGCGACCCGTATCGCCCGCGCCGCACAGGCGACGGTCCCCGTCCAGCAGCCGGCCCCCGAAGACGCGGTCGCCTGCTCCCTTGAGAACCCCGAGTCCTGCGAGGCCTGCCAGTAA
- a CDS encoding ribonucleotide-diphosphate reductase subunit beta, with amino-acid sequence MPSNQNLLDPGFELTLRPMRYPDFYERYRDAIKNTWTVEEVDLHSDVSDLAKLSPAEQHLIGRLVAFFATGDSIVANNLVLTLYKHINSPEARLYLSRQLFEEAVHVQFYLTLLDTYLPDPKDRAAAFDAVESIPSIREKAEFCFRWINEVEKLDRLESQADRRRFLLNLICFAACIEGLFFYGAFAYVYWFRSRGLLHGLATGTNWVFRDETMHMSFAFDVVDTVRKEEPELFDDRLQQQVTDMLAEAVEAELQFARDLCGDGLPGMNTESMRQYLECVADQRLTRLGFAPVYGSENPFSFMELQGVQELTNFFERRPSAYQVAVEGTVDLDEDF; translated from the coding sequence ATGCCCAGCAACCAGAACCTGCTCGACCCCGGCTTCGAGCTGACGCTGCGCCCCATGCGCTACCCCGACTTCTACGAGCGCTACCGGGACGCCATCAAGAACACCTGGACCGTCGAGGAGGTCGACCTCCACTCGGACGTCTCCGACCTGGCGAAGCTCAGCCCCGCCGAACAGCACCTCATCGGCCGCCTCGTGGCCTTCTTCGCGACCGGCGACTCGATCGTCGCGAACAACCTGGTGCTGACGCTGTACAAGCACATCAACTCCCCCGAGGCGCGGCTCTACCTGAGCCGCCAGCTCTTCGAGGAGGCCGTCCACGTCCAGTTCTACTTGACGCTCCTCGACACCTATCTCCCCGACCCGAAGGACCGGGCCGCGGCCTTCGACGCCGTCGAGAGCATCCCCTCGATCCGCGAGAAGGCGGAGTTCTGCTTCCGGTGGATCAACGAGGTCGAGAAGCTGGACCGGCTGGAGTCCCAGGCCGACCGCCGCCGTTTCCTGCTCAACCTGATCTGCTTCGCCGCGTGCATCGAGGGCCTGTTCTTCTACGGCGCCTTCGCGTACGTCTACTGGTTCCGCAGCCGGGGCCTGCTGCACGGCCTCGCCACCGGCACCAACTGGGTGTTCCGCGACGAGACCATGCACATGTCCTTCGCCTTCGACGTGGTCGACACCGTCCGCAAGGAGGAGCCGGAGCTGTTCGACGACCGGCTCCAGCAGCAGGTCACCGACATGCTGGCGGAGGCCGTCGAGGCGGAGCTGCAGTTCGCGCGCGACCTGTGCGGGGACGGTCTGCCGGGCATGAACACCGAGTCGATGCGGCAGTACCTGGAGTGTGTCGCCGACCAGCGCCTGACGCGCCTCGGCTTCGCCCCGGTGTACGGCTCGGAGAACCCCTTCTCCTTCATGGAGCTGCAGGGGGTTCAGGAGCTGACCAACTTCTTCGAGCGGCGTCCGTCCGCGTATCAGGTGGCGGTGGAGGGCACGGTCGACCTGGACGAGGACTTCTGA
- a CDS encoding GlxA family transcriptional regulator gives MLKNVAAVVLDGVNPFELGVVCEVFGTDRSDDGLPVYDFAVASAEGPTLTSRAGFAVHVEHGLERLESADLIAVPACARYETRDFPPELLESLRNAVDRGARVLSVCSGVFLLAAAGLLDGRRCAVHWHHAEELALAYPRLTVEPDVLYVDEDPVITSAGTAAGIDACLHIVRKEQGPEVANKIARRMVVPPHRDGGQAQYIERPLPRSKCDTVGEVLVWMERHLDEEVTVEQLAERAHMSPRTFARRFQQETGTTPYRWILRQRVLLAQRLLEATDETVDAIAGRAGFGTAAALRHQFLRAVGTTPNAYRRTFQGPEAAA, from the coding sequence ATGCTGAAGAACGTGGCCGCAGTCGTCCTGGACGGTGTGAATCCCTTCGAGCTCGGAGTCGTCTGCGAGGTCTTCGGCACCGACCGCAGCGACGACGGACTGCCCGTGTACGACTTCGCGGTCGCCTCGGCCGAGGGCCCGACACTGACCTCACGGGCGGGCTTCGCCGTACACGTCGAACACGGCCTGGAGCGACTGGAGTCGGCCGACCTGATCGCCGTGCCGGCCTGCGCCCGCTACGAGACGCGGGACTTCCCGCCCGAGCTGCTGGAGTCCCTGCGGAACGCGGTCGACCGCGGGGCACGGGTGCTCAGCGTGTGCTCCGGCGTCTTCCTGCTCGCCGCGGCCGGCCTGCTCGACGGCCGGCGCTGCGCCGTGCACTGGCACCACGCGGAGGAGCTCGCGCTCGCGTATCCGCGGTTGACGGTCGAGCCGGACGTGCTGTACGTCGACGAGGACCCGGTGATCACCTCCGCGGGCACCGCCGCCGGTATCGACGCCTGTCTGCACATCGTGCGCAAGGAGCAGGGCCCCGAGGTCGCCAACAAGATCGCCCGGCGCATGGTCGTACCGCCGCACCGGGACGGCGGGCAGGCGCAGTACATCGAGCGGCCGCTGCCCCGGTCCAAGTGCGACACCGTCGGCGAGGTGCTCGTGTGGATGGAGCGGCACCTCGACGAGGAGGTCACCGTCGAGCAGCTCGCCGAGCGCGCGCACATGTCCCCGCGCACGTTCGCCCGCCGCTTCCAGCAGGAGACGGGTACGACCCCCTACCGCTGGATCCTGCGCCAGCGGGTGCTACTGGCCCAGCGGCTGCTGGAGGCGACGGACGAGACGGTGGACGCGATCGCCGGCCGGGCGGGGTTCGGCACCGCGGCCGCGCTGCGTCACCAGTTCCTGCGCGCGGTGGGCACCACCCCGAACGCCTACCGGCGCACCTTCCAGGGCCCGGAGGCGGCCGCCTGA
- a CDS encoding bifunctional albaflavenone monooxygenase/terpene synthase: MTVESVKPEATVAPELREPPFAGGRVPVLGHGWRMVRDPLSFMSGLRRHGDVVRLRLGPKTVYAPTTPELTGAVALNPDFIIAGPLWESLEGLVGKEGVATANGPQHRRQRRVIQPAFRLDAIPAYGPIMEEEAHALAERWRPGETVDCTSEAFRVAVRVAARCLLRGDFMDERAERLCVALATVFRGMYRRMVIPAGPLYRLPLPANRKFNRALADLHLLVDEIVAERRASGQKPDDLLTALLEAKDENGEPIGEQEVHDQVVAILTPGSETVAATVMWLLQALAAHPEHADKVCAEVESVTGGRPVAFEDVRALTYTNYLVIEVMRLRPAVWILTRRAVRDTELGGCRIPAGADIVYSPYAIQRDPKSYDDSRQFDPLRWSPERAKAVPKHAMSPFSTGNRKCPSDHFSMAQLTLITAALARKYRFEQVPGSDDTPRVGITLKPAGLLLKPMPRT, from the coding sequence ATGACCGTCGAATCCGTGAAACCCGAAGCCACGGTGGCTCCCGAGTTGCGTGAGCCGCCGTTCGCGGGCGGGCGCGTCCCCGTCCTCGGCCACGGCTGGCGGATGGTCCGCGATCCGCTGAGCTTCATGTCCGGGCTCCGGCGGCACGGCGATGTCGTACGCCTCAGGCTCGGCCCCAAGACGGTGTACGCGCCCACCACCCCCGAACTGACCGGAGCCGTGGCGCTCAACCCCGACTTCATCATCGCCGGACCGCTGTGGGAGTCCCTGGAGGGACTGGTCGGCAAGGAAGGCGTGGCCACCGCGAACGGCCCCCAGCACCGGCGGCAGCGGCGCGTCATCCAGCCCGCCTTCCGGCTCGACGCCATCCCGGCGTACGGGCCGATCATGGAGGAGGAGGCGCATGCGCTCGCCGAGCGCTGGCGACCCGGTGAGACCGTCGACTGCACCTCCGAGGCCTTCCGGGTCGCCGTGCGCGTCGCGGCCCGCTGTCTGCTGCGCGGGGACTTCATGGACGAGCGCGCCGAACGGCTGTGCGTCGCGCTCGCCACCGTCTTCCGGGGCATGTACCGGCGGATGGTGATACCCGCCGGGCCGCTGTACCGGCTGCCCCTGCCGGCCAACCGAAAATTCAATCGAGCACTGGCCGATTTGCATCTCCTCGTCGACGAGATCGTCGCCGAGCGCAGGGCATCAGGTCAAAAGCCGGACGATTTGCTGACGGCATTGCTGGAGGCGAAGGACGAGAATGGCGAGCCCATCGGGGAACAGGAGGTCCACGACCAGGTCGTCGCGATACTCACCCCCGGCAGCGAAACCGTCGCGGCCACGGTCATGTGGTTGCTCCAGGCTCTTGCCGCTCACCCGGAACACGCGGACAAGGTGTGCGCGGAAGTCGAATCGGTCACCGGCGGACGTCCCGTGGCATTCGAGGACGTCCGGGCGCTCACGTACACGAACTATCTGGTGATCGAGGTCATGCGTTTACGGCCCGCCGTATGGATATTGACGCGGCGGGCGGTGCGGGACACGGAACTCGGTGGCTGTCGCATTCCGGCCGGGGCCGACATCGTGTACAGCCCGTATGCGATCCAGCGCGATCCGAAGTCGTACGACGACAGCCGGCAGTTCGATCCTCTGCGCTGGAGTCCCGAGCGGGCCAAGGCCGTGCCGAAACACGCCATGAGTCCCTTCAGCACGGGTAACCGGAAGTGCCCGAGCGACCACTTCTCGATGGCCCAGCTGACGCTGATCACTGCGGCGCTGGCCCGGAAGTACCGCTTTGAGCAGGTGCCCGGATCCGACGACACGCCACGGGTGGGCATCACGCTGAAGCCGGCCGGGCTGTTGCTGAAACCCATGCCGAGGACGTAG
- the cyc1 gene encoding epi-isozizaene synthase — protein MRQLAAGRGLSVPAFPHSTTSTPTAIAVPPSLSLPVIEAAFPRQLHPYWPRLQENTRTWLLEKRLMPADKVAEYADGLCYTDLMAGYYLGAPDAVLQAIADFSAWFFAWDDRHDRDIVHRRPRAWRRLRFRLHAALDSPRDHLHHEDPLVAAFADSMVRLYSFLPRTWNTRFAGHFHEVIEAYDREFRNRTRGIIPPVGEYLALRRLTFAHRIWTDLLEPCAGRELPDGIRKTPAYRRAALLSQEFAAWYNDLCSLPKEIAGDEVHNLGISLITHEGLTLEEAIREMRRLLEKCVDAFLVAEADALRFADGLDDGTTRGKELSAAVRACVRNMRNWFSTVYWFHHESGRYRVDSWDDRSTPPYVNNEAAGEK, from the coding sequence ATGCGTCAACTGGCGGCTGGAAGGGGTTTGTCCGTGCCTGCTTTCCCACACAGCACCACATCGACGCCGACGGCGATCGCGGTTCCACCGTCGCTCTCTCTCCCGGTGATCGAGGCAGCGTTTCCCCGGCAACTGCATCCGTATTGGCCCAGGCTCCAGGAGAACACCCGTACCTGGCTTCTGGAAAAACGGCTCATGCCGGCGGACAAGGTGGCGGAATATGCCGACGGACTGTGCTACACGGACCTCATGGCGGGGTACTACCTCGGTGCCCCCGACGCGGTCCTCCAGGCGATAGCGGACTTCAGCGCGTGGTTCTTCGCCTGGGACGACCGGCACGACCGCGACATCGTCCACCGCCGTCCGCGCGCGTGGCGGCGGCTGAGGTTCCGGTTGCACGCGGCGCTCGACTCCCCCCGGGATCATCTGCACCACGAGGATCCGCTGGTCGCCGCCTTCGCCGACAGCATGGTGCGGCTGTACTCGTTCCTGCCGCGGACGTGGAACACCAGGTTCGCCGGGCACTTCCACGAGGTGATCGAGGCCTACGACCGGGAATTCCGCAATCGCACCAGGGGAATCATTCCCCCGGTCGGTGAATACCTGGCACTGCGCCGCCTCACCTTCGCGCACCGGATCTGGACGGATCTGCTGGAGCCGTGCGCGGGACGTGAACTCCCGGACGGGATAAGGAAAACCCCGGCGTACCGGCGGGCGGCGCTGCTGAGCCAGGAATTCGCCGCCTGGTACAACGACCTCTGTTCGCTGCCCAAGGAAATTGCGGGAGACGAGGTCCACAATCTCGGTATCAGTCTCATCACACACGAGGGGCTGACTCTCGAAGAGGCGATCCGGGAAATGCGGCGGCTCCTCGAGAAATGCGTGGACGCATTCCTCGTCGCCGAGGCCGACGCCCTCCGTTTCGCCGACGGGCTCGACGACGGCACCACGCGGGGAAAGGAACTGAGCGCCGCCGTCCGGGCCTGCGTCCGCAATATGCGCAACTGGTTCAGCACCGTCTACTGGTTCCACCACGAGTCCGGCCGTTACAGGGTCGACAGCTGGGACGACCGGTCCACGCCCCCGTACGTCAACAACGAAGCGGCAGGTGAGAAATGA
- the def gene encoding peptide deformylase, whose amino-acid sequence MAQQDTDQQHAGVLPVDDEGFVIDIEDTEERESAWRERGTSRPITVVGNPVLHKECKDVTEFGEELDQLVADMFASQRTAEGVGLAANQIGVDLKVFVYDCQDDEGRRHVGVVCNPKLVDLPADTRRLDDSNEGCLSVPTAYAPLARPDYAEVTGQDEKGNPVKVRGTGYFARCLQHETDHLYGYLYIDRLSKRERKDALRQMAENEPRYPVVAND is encoded by the coding sequence ATGGCCCAGCAGGACACCGATCAGCAGCACGCGGGCGTGCTCCCCGTCGACGACGAGGGGTTCGTCATCGACATCGAGGACACCGAGGAGCGGGAGAGCGCCTGGCGTGAGCGCGGCACCTCGCGGCCCATCACCGTCGTCGGGAACCCCGTGCTGCACAAGGAGTGCAAGGACGTCACCGAGTTCGGTGAGGAGCTCGACCAGCTCGTCGCGGACATGTTCGCCAGCCAGCGCACCGCCGAGGGCGTCGGCCTCGCCGCCAACCAGATCGGCGTCGACCTGAAGGTCTTCGTGTACGACTGCCAGGACGACGAGGGCCGGCGGCACGTGGGTGTCGTCTGCAACCCGAAGCTCGTGGACCTGCCCGCGGACACGCGCCGCCTCGACGACAGCAACGAGGGCTGTCTGTCGGTGCCCACCGCGTACGCGCCGCTCGCCCGCCCCGACTACGCCGAGGTCACCGGGCAGGACGAGAAGGGCAACCCGGTCAAGGTCCGTGGCACCGGCTACTTCGCCCGGTGTCTGCAGCACGAGACCGACCATCTGTACGGGTACCTCTACATCGACCGGCTCTCCAAGCGTGAACGCAAGGACGCGCTGCGGCAGATGGCCGAGAACGAGCCCCGCTACCCCGTGGTCGCGAACGACTGA
- a CDS encoding tetratricopeptide repeat protein, with product MRIFGKGRHRPSASWRQATDRAFTLIGDGRYEDAGALLTRAADLEPWLSESWFNLALLHKFRHDWEQARAAGLRAVALLDRETGAPDWWNVGIAATALQDWSLARRAWQAYGLRVPGGATAAGEPLGMDLGSAAVRLSPEGEAEVVWGRRLDPARIEVLSIPLPSSGRRWGEVVLHDGVPHGERTTASGHAYPVFDEIELWAPSPVPTWVVLLEAATEADRDALEQLAADAGFAAEDWSSSVRLLCRMCSESRMPSDEGDGEHLDPHDHSEPGHPGPLGHRTDGQLWVPERECGVAAPASLVRGLLDGWVADSPDSRDWRDLEEVC from the coding sequence GTGAGGATCTTCGGCAAGGGACGGCACCGGCCCTCCGCCTCCTGGCGGCAGGCCACGGACCGCGCGTTCACGCTGATCGGCGACGGCCGGTACGAGGACGCGGGCGCGCTGCTGACACGTGCCGCGGACCTGGAGCCGTGGCTGTCGGAGTCCTGGTTCAACCTCGCCCTGCTCCACAAGTTCCGGCACGACTGGGAGCAGGCGCGGGCCGCGGGCCTCAGGGCCGTGGCGCTGCTCGACCGGGAGACCGGGGCGCCCGACTGGTGGAACGTCGGCATCGCCGCGACCGCGCTCCAGGATTGGTCGCTGGCGCGGCGGGCCTGGCAGGCGTACGGGCTGCGGGTGCCCGGTGGGGCGACCGCGGCCGGTGAGCCGCTCGGCATGGACCTCGGCAGCGCGGCCGTACGGCTGTCGCCCGAGGGGGAGGCCGAGGTGGTCTGGGGGCGGCGGCTCGACCCGGCCCGGATCGAGGTGCTGTCCATTCCGCTGCCGTCCTCCGGGCGGCGGTGGGGCGAGGTCGTGCTGCACGACGGGGTGCCGCACGGCGAGCGGACCACGGCGTCCGGCCATGCCTATCCCGTCTTCGACGAGATCGAGCTGTGGGCTCCCTCACCCGTCCCCACCTGGGTGGTGCTCCTGGAGGCGGCCACCGAGGCGGATCGGGACGCGCTGGAGCAGCTCGCGGCGGACGCCGGGTTCGCGGCCGAGGACTGGTCGTCGTCCGTGCGGTTGCTGTGCCGGATGTGCTCCGAGTCGCGGATGCCGTCGGACGAGGGCGACGGGGAGCACCTGGACCCCCATGACCACAGCGAACCGGGACACCCCGGGCCGCTGGGGCACCGCACGGACGGTCAGCTGTGGGTGCCGGAGCGGGAGTGCGGGGTGGCTGCGCCGGCCTCGCTGGTCCGGGGACTGTTGGACGGTTGGGTCGCGGACAGTCCGGATTCCAGGGACTGGCGGGATCTCGAGGAGGTCTGCTGA